GACCCAGTGATATATTGTTCTTTCACGAACCTTCGATTTAAGGCCATCTGAAAGCCTCTTTCTTTCATCAGACTTCATTGCTAGTGCCTTATAGATGGCATCTGCGGTTTCCTTTATATCAAATGGGTTCACACCTATGACGTACTCGGCAAGTTCCTCGTAGCAACCGGCGTTCTCTGAAAGTATGACTGTCCCTGATTTTTCATTCATAAGCGCAGCCTCCTTGGGGACGATGTTCATACCATCGGCAATGGGGTTCACAATGAGGCAGTCATAGTTTTTGAATGCAGCAGCCACAAGCTCGTAGTCGGCGCGGTGGATGTACTCAATGGGCTTCCAGCTGGAGTTACCGTACTTACTGTTGATTTCATCCACGGTGCCCTTCACAGCATCTGTATAATCCCTGTACTCCCTTATCTGCTGCCTTGTTGGTTTACCCGTGGCAAGGAACTTTACCTTACCATGAAACTCGGGATGCTCCTTCAAAAACAGTTCATAGGCCCTGAAGCCACGTATTATGTTCTTGCTGAGATCCGCCCTGTCTGTACGGTAAATGAGAAACATGTCACCCTTCAACTTTCTGACGAAATCCTCCTTCTCCCTGAAAGCATCTGATTTGGCGGTTCTTCTTATACTATCAGGATCAACGGATATGGGATAATTCCTTACAAATGTCTTTTCATCCCCATTCAGCACCACTCCATTCTCAGAATCCAAATCGTAGCCAAGGTCCCCGCAACATTCCATGAAGTTGGAACAGTACCTTTTGATGTGGAATCCGAGAACAGTATTTGAAAGGAGCCCATTTATTATACTCTCCCTCATCTTTTCAGGGAGTATTCTGAAATAATCCCTCTGTGGCCAGGGGATATGTATGAACTGGCTCAGGAAGACATCACCAACCTTCTTCTTTATGAAACCAGGACATAAGTAGAGGTGATAATCCTGTAACATAATCAGAGGATTCTTTTCATTTCTTTCAATTTCAGATATAACTTTATCTGCAAATTTCCTGTTAACATGGACATAACCCTCATCCCAGGCAAGATAGATTTTATCATCGATTTCAGGAAAGTAGGGAGTGTTCCACATGTAGTGCTGGATGAACCAGAGAAGCGGGTTGCTTATGACACTGTAGTATGATTCATACCTTTCACGGTCCACTATAACAAACGAAACTGTGAATCTCGGATCATCTTCCGGAAGGGGGACCCTGTTTTCAGGGTAACCCGCTGCCACTTCAGCATCCTCAGGGGTCATGGCGCTGGAGACCCAGACACCGCTGAACTTTTCAACAACAGGCAGCAGGGTTGAAACAAGACCCCCCGCACCTCTTTTCATAACAATTTTCCCATCTTTTCTGAAAAATTCCACTGGTCCCCTGTT
This genomic stretch from Methanothermobacter sp. harbors:
- a CDS encoding trehalose-6-phosphate synthase; the protein is MKFLEDKNPVIVSNRGPVEFFRKDGKIVMKRGAGGLVSTLLPVVEKFSGVWVSSAMTPEDAEVAAGYPENRVPLPEDDPRFTVSFVIVDRERYESYYSVISNPLLWFIQHYMWNTPYFPEIDDKIYLAWDEGYVHVNRKFADKVISEIERNEKNPLIMLQDYHLYLCPGFIKKKVGDVFLSQFIHIPWPQRDYFRILPEKMRESIINGLLSNTVLGFHIKRYCSNFMECCGDLGYDLDSENGVVLNGDEKTFVRNYPISVDPDSIRRTAKSDAFREKEDFVRKLKGDMFLIYRTDRADLSKNIIRGFRAYELFLKEHPEFHGKVKFLATGKPTRQQIREYRDYTDAVKGTVDEINSKYGNSSWKPIEYIHRADYELVAAAFKNYDCLIVNPIADGMNIVPKEAALMNEKSGTVILSENAGCYEELAEYVIGVNPFDIKETADAIYKALAMKSDERKRLSDGLKSKVRERTIYHWVNEQFDDFERLMK